A single genomic interval of Helianthus annuus cultivar XRQ/B chromosome 13, HanXRQr2.0-SUNRISE, whole genome shotgun sequence harbors:
- the LOC110903316 gene encoding uncharacterized protein LOC110903316 produces the protein MEYGAENEDEDDDSDFLGDDTAREDVEVDMRDFRLNIDEGIDENNDAVGDSIDEDVLNDDILESGSESDLDESSARKKMLKGLRNANEKKSNFYLGQIFGNKVEAKELIKQHAVETKRELRIVKDDSKRLRAVCRGQLPNFQVDAHGQKKNKWKILLVVTLNSWTWFLQCLGKDLELESNSNFTFISDRQKGIIPALQKVFPCAEHRFCLRHIHENMKLRFKGKEYKDNLWKLATSSTVEYFEQNMQSLKAFNAEAQLWLSDIPPQHWSRSHFSGRALSDVLLNNMCEVFNSRIMDARDKPIITLLEYIREYLMRRIVNVLRVMDNCDGLLTPYAHKKFEEIKLQASRCSVMWNGEDHYQVRGPAGFGVVVDLKSRTCTCRKWEITGMPCKHVVASIWNKNMYGGKGTELPETFIHPVYTMDRWKQVYKYKVYPINGRTLWPKSNVPTTLTPPNHHKPIGRPKKARKRSALELEESTKDGRLTKKGTTKNCLKCGKTGHNRRTCKGQEAS, from the exons ATGGAATATGGTGCAG aaaatgaagatgaagatgatgacagtGATTTTCTAGGCGATGACACAGCTAGGGAGGATGTAGAGGTAGATATGAGGGATTTTAGACTAAACATTGATGAGGGGATTGATGAGAATAATGATGCAGTTGGTGATTCAATTGATGAAGATGTTTTAAATGATGATATATTAGAAAGTGGAAGTGAGTCTGATTTGGATGAGTCTAGTGCTAGGAAGAAAATGCTTAAGGGTTTAAGGAATGCCAATGAGAAAAAGAGCAATTTCTACCTAGGACAGATTTTTGGAAACAAGGTAGAAGCCAAAGAATTAATCAAGCAGCATGCTGTGGAAACTAAGAGGGAACTTAGGATTGTTAAGGATGATAGTAAAAGACTAAGGGCTGTTTGTAGGGGTCAGTTACCAAATTTCCAAGTTGATGCACATG GTCAAAAGAAAAACAAGTGGAAGATTCTCTTGGTAGTAACCTTGAATTCTTGGACATGGTTCCTTCAGTGCCTTGGTAAAGATCTGGAATTGGAGTCTAATTCAAACTTTACCTTCATTAGTGACAGGCAAAAG GGCATAATCCCAGCACTGCAGAAGGTGTTCCCATGTGCTGAACACAGGTTTTGCCTAAGACATATTCATGAGAATATGAAGTTGAGATTCAAAGGAAAAGAATACAAAGATAACTTATGGAAGTTAGCAACATCAAGCACTGTTGAGTACTTTGAACAAAACATGCAATCCTTGAAGGCATTCAATGCTGAAGCACAACTATGGTTGTCTGATATCCCACCACAACATTGGTCAAGATCACACTTCTCAG GTAGGGCACTATCAGATGTGTTGTTAAACAACATGTGTGAAGTTTTTAACTCAAGGATAATGGATGCAAGAGACAAACCTATTATCACACTTTTGGAGTACATCAGGGAGTATCTCATGAGAAGGATTGTGAATGTGCTTAGAGTTATGGACAACTGTGATGGACTGTTGACACCATATGCTCACAAGAAGTTTGAGGAGATTAAGTTACAAGCTAGTAGGTGTTCAGTCATGTGGAATGGGGAAGACCATTATCAAGTTAGAGGCCCTGCTGGATTTGGTGTTGTGGTGGATTTAAAAAGTAGAACATGTACATGTAGGAAATGGGAGATCACAGGGATGCCGTGCAAACATGTTGTGGCTTCAATATGGAACAAGAATATGTATGGTGGGAAAGGAACAGAACTACCTGAGACATTTATCCATCCAGTGTACACAATGGATAGGTGGAAACAAGTGTACAAGTATAAGGTGTATCCAATCAATGGGAGGACTTTGTGGCCTAAGTCTAATGTCCCTACCACTTTAACACCACCAAACCATCACAAGCCTATTGGTAGGCCAAAAAAGGCAAGAAAGAGGTCAGCCCTGGAGTTGGAGGAGTCAACAAAAGATGGAAGACTGACAAAGAAGGGAACCACGAAGAACTGTTTGAAGTGTGGCAAAACAGGGCACAATCGCAGAACATGCAAGGGACAGGAGGCATCCTAG